The following coding sequences lie in one Apium graveolens cultivar Ventura chromosome 3, ASM990537v1, whole genome shotgun sequence genomic window:
- the LOC141713227 gene encoding histone H4 — MSGRGKGGKGLGKGGAKRHRKVLRDNIQGITKPAIRRLARRGGVKRISGLIYEETRGVLKIFLENVIRDAVTYTEHARRKTVTAMDVVYALKRQGRTLYGFGG; from the coding sequence ATGTCTGGAAGAGGAAAGGGAGGCAAAGGGCTAGGAAAGGGAGGTGCAAAGAGGCACCGCAAAGTCCTGCGTGACAACATCCAGGGGATCACTAAGCCAGCTATTCGACGTCTAGCTCGTCGTGGTGGAGTCAAGCGAATCAGCGGTCTCATTTACGAGGAGACTCGTGGCGTGTTGAAGATCTTTTTGGAGAATGTTATTAGGGATGCTGTTACGTATACTGAGCATGCCAGGAGGAAGACTGTTACGGCCATGGATGTTGTTTATGCTTTGAAGAGACAGGGGAGAACTCTCTATGGATTTGGGGGTTAG